TCCTCTTCGCGGCGCCCGGTGCGGTGGTCCATCGTGGCCGCATCACGGAACGCGAGGGCGGTCTCATCGCGCTGGCCGGTCCGGTGACGAACCTCGGGCTGGCACTGCTGTTCATCGTCTCCGTGCTCGTAACGCAGCTGGCGGGCCTGCGCGGGTTCCTCCTCAATCTGGCGCAGATGGGGGTCCAGATCAACCTCCTCCTCGCTGGATTCAACATGATTCCGTTCGGCCCGCTCGACGGTCGGAAGGTGTGGTCGTGGAGCAAGGTGGTTTTCGTCGGTGCCGTCGTCGCCGTCATCCTGTTCGGCGTCGCTGGCTTCGCAGTCCTGTAGGGGTCCCGGGAACGATGCGCTTTTGCCCGCGCCACGTCCCCACACGGGTATGACCGAAGACCACGACGACGAGACGGGCACAGAGGAGGGGCTCACCTACGCCGAGACGGGCGTCGACATCGACGCCAGCGAGGCGGCGACGAAGGCTCTCATCGGCGCCGCGGGCGAGTTCGAGGGCGACTACGCGGGCCTGGTCGACATCGGCGACCAGTACCTCGCGCTCGCGACGGACGGGGTCGGGACGAAGCTGCTCGTAGCCGAGGCCGTCGACGACTACTCGACTATCGGCATCGACTGCATGGCGATGAACGCCAACGACCTCGTCGCCACGGGTGTCGAACCGGTGGCCTTCGTCGACTATCTTGCCGTCGAGGCGCCCGACGAGGAAACGAGCGAGGCGATCGGCGCGGGGCTCCGTGAGGGGGCCGAGCGGGCCGGCGTCAAGCTGGTCGGCGGCGAGACGGCCGTGATGCCCGACGTCATCAGGGGACTGGACATCGCCGGCACCTGTGCGGGCCTGGCGCCCAAGGACGGCGTCTTCCCGGGTGAGGCAGAGGCCGGCGACGCCATCGTCGGGTGGCCCTCCTCGGGCATCCACTCGAACGGGCTGACGCTGGCCCGGGAGGCCGTGACCCGGACCCACGACTACGGCGACCCGTTCCCGCCGAACCCGGACTCCACCATCGGCGAGGAACTGCTGACGCCGACGCGAATCTACAGCGACGTCCTCCCGGCGCTGCGGGCCCACGAGACCCACGCGGCGGCCCACGTCACCGGCGGTGGCTGGACGAACCTCACGCGGATGGGCGCGTACCGCTACGACGTCGATGACCCCTTCGAGGCACAGCCGGTCTTCGGGTTCGTCCAGGCGGAGGGCGACGTGAGCGACGAGGAGATGCACCGGACGTTCAACATGGGGACCGGGTTCGTGGCGGCGCTACCGCCCGAAGACGCCGAGTCGGTCGTCGAGGCCTCCGCCGACGCCCGCATCGTCGGCGCTGTGGTCGACGGCGACGAGGTGGTCTCGATTCGGGGCCTCGAGCTGTCCGGCTGAGTCCGTTCAGGCGGGCTCGACGGCCTCGGTGTCGTCGGGGCCGTCGGTACGCGCCGACTCGGCCACCCGCAGCTGGAGTGCCTCTCGCAGGTGATAGCGGACGCGCTCGTGTTCGGCCCGTTCGAGTGCCGATTCCAGGTGCTCGTCGACGGACGCGGCTCGTGACATGGCTCTATCCGGATCGTCTCGCGACCGACCGATATACCCACTCGATCGTTCGAGCGCGTAGGCGGTGGCTGCGTGCCGTAAGCGAGCGCATAACTGTCCCAGATGGAGCGGGCCCGGCGACGTCAGCTGACCGTCCGGGCGATGTCGGCTTCGGTGATGACGCCGACGGTCCGCCCGTCCTCGACGACCATCACGGCCGCGTTGTGGTTGAGGTAGGCGTCGACCTCGTCGATGGTCGCGTCGGGTTCGACCGTCGCGATGGACTCGTGCATCACTTCCGCGACGGGCAGGTCGCCGACGTTCTCCTCGGGGCGCTGGCGGATGTCCGAGTTCCCGATGAGCCCCTGGGGCGACCCGTCGCGGATGACGGGGACCTGCGAGTACCCCTTCTCGTCCATCAGCGCCTTCGTCTCGTGGACAGAGTCGTCGGGGGCCACCGAGACCACCGGGGAGTTCATCAGGTCGGCCGCCCTGACGATGCCACCCTCGGCCTCCTCGAGCGCGTTGACGATCCGGCGGAGTGTCGAGAGACGCGGGTCGACGTCCCCGCCCTCGATGCGCGCGATCAGCGGCTGGGAGACGTCGGCCTGTTCGGCCAGTTCGCTCTGGGTCAATCCGAGCTCGTTCCGGCGCTCCCGGAGGTCCTCGGGCGTCGGCAACTCCATACCTCGTATTACTGGAGGTAATACAAAAAGCCATCGGCTACCCGTTCCGGCCAGCGACCGCGAGCGCGCGCCGGTCAGGCCTCGGCCTCGGCCTCGTCGTCCTCCTGGGTCTCGAACACCTCGATGACCTTCAAGGGGACGTCGCGGAGGGCGCCACCGATCTCGCTCTTGGCGATGCGCTGTGCGTGTTCGGTCGACTCGGCGTTGAAGACGTCCATCTCGAGGACGAGCCCGACCAGTGCCGTGTCGGCGGCGATGAACGCCGAGTCGAACGGTTCGCCACAGGCGGGACATCCCGTCGCGCCGACCTCGACTTCGACGTAGTCCATCTCAGCCTCGTTGAGCCGTTTCCCTGCCTCGCTCACGGCGACACCGATGGCGTCGTCGATGTCTTCGACGTCACGGACCAACCAGGCTGCTTCCATCGCTACGAGATAGTTCATACACGACCCAACGACGCCCGCCTATTCGTTAGTTTTGATTCGCTCGCGGTGCGCACGTCATCGGGAATATTCCCATAACGTATCCAGACTCCGGCGCTCCCCCATGACCCAGTTACGCCGCGAACGGCGCGAACGACTCAACGAGTTGGACTCTCTGCAAGTGGAGTTTAATCGCACCACGGCGGCAGGACTGTCTGTCACGAACGTTCAAACATGACTGATCGGTGTCAATAACTTATTTATACCGGCGTTTTCCTCTCCACAACCGAGGGACGATGGAATCCCAACTGCACAAGACGACGCTGCTCGCGCTGTACCAACTGAGCCTGATGCTGGGTATCGTACTGTTCCCGGTGGCGGTGGTCACCCAGCGACTCGGTGTCAGGCTGCCCGTCGAACGACTCGTGACTGGGCTCAACGAGGCCTACGAGCAGGCGAGCGCGTGAGGTGAGAGCCGCCTGGTGGCGGTCAGGCTCACCACAAGAAGAGGTTTTATCACCGCCCGACTGATACCGGTGGGTAATGCGAGAGACAACTCCTGGCCCCGATTTCTCCCGACCGCCGAGCGCGGACGAGTTCCAGAGCGACCCGTACGCACCCGAGGTCGGATCGCTGCCCGACCAGTCCCCTCGTGACACAGAGAAGGTAAACAAGACGGGGACGACCACCATCGGCATCTCGACGACCGACGGGGTCGTCATCGCGACGGACATGCGCGCCTCCCTCGGTGGCCGGTTCGTCTCGAACAAGAACGTCCAGAAGGTCGAACAGATCCACCCGACAGGTGCGCTCACGCTCGTCGGCAGCGTCGGCGGCGCCCAGTCGTTCATCCGCACCCTCCGGGCCGAGGTCGACCTCTACGAGGCCCGTCGCGGCGAGGACATGTCGATGCAGGCCCTCTCGACGCTCGCGGGCAACTTCGCCCGCGGCGGTCCCTTCTTCGCTATCAACCCGATTCTGGGCGGCGTCGACGAGGACGGCCACCACGTCTACTCCATCGACCCGGCCGGCGGCGTGATGAAAGACGACTACACCGTCACCGGGTCGGGGCTGACCGTGGCCTACGGGACCCTTGAGGACCGGTACGAGGACGATATGAGCAACGAGGAGGCACGCGAGGTCGCGGCCGCGTCCATCAAGGCCGCCGCCGAACGTGACACCGGGTCCGGCAACGGCATCTACCTGGCCGACGTCACCAGCGACGGCGTCGACATCCAGGGGTACGACTTCGACGACCTCCTGTAGTCCGGCCGGTTCGCTCCCCGGGAGTCGTCTCTCCCGGTCCTCTGAGTCCGGCGGGTCCCGGAAACTTCGCTCGGCCCCGGCATGGCGTCGCCGGAAGTCCCACACGATTTTTCACCGACGTACATACATATTTGTCCAGAAACACCGCGTTACAGAAGACATATATGCCGCTGTTGGCAGGGTGACGTATGACCTCCACAGAACCGACCCGGAAAATCAAATCGACGTTGTTCTGCCCCAGCTGCGAGTACCGCGGCGAGGCCGACACCGACTGGGTGGAGTACACCCTGCGAGGACAC
The DNA window shown above is from Haloarcula halobia and carries:
- a CDS encoding site-2 protease family protein, with translation MNVTFSDEEITDLLVAWAALGVAFTLFLERDIRMALLGQVEGLTVAGVVSTLLVSLLTVGVGFLLHELAHKVVAVRFGQIAAFKADYRMLGFAIVGGLVGFLFAAPGAVVHRGRITEREGGLIALAGPVTNLGLALLFIVSVLVTQLAGLRGFLLNLAQMGVQINLLLAGFNMIPFGPLDGRKVWSWSKVVFVGAVVAVILFGVAGFAVL
- the purM gene encoding phosphoribosylformylglycinamidine cyclo-ligase produces the protein MTEDHDDETGTEEGLTYAETGVDIDASEAATKALIGAAGEFEGDYAGLVDIGDQYLALATDGVGTKLLVAEAVDDYSTIGIDCMAMNANDLVATGVEPVAFVDYLAVEAPDEETSEAIGAGLREGAERAGVKLVGGETAVMPDVIRGLDIAGTCAGLAPKDGVFPGEAEAGDAIVGWPSSGIHSNGLTLAREAVTRTHDYGDPFPPNPDSTIGEELLTPTRIYSDVLPALRAHETHAAAHVTGGGWTNLTRMGAYRYDVDDPFEAQPVFGFVQAEGDVSDEEMHRTFNMGTGFVAALPPEDAESVVEASADARIVGAVVDGDEVVSIRGLELSG
- a CDS encoding CBS domain-containing protein; the encoded protein is MELPTPEDLRERRNELGLTQSELAEQADVSQPLIARIEGGDVDPRLSTLRRIVNALEEAEGGIVRAADLMNSPVVSVAPDDSVHETKALMDEKGYSQVPVIRDGSPQGLIGNSDIRQRPEENVGDLPVAEVMHESIATVEPDATIDEVDAYLNHNAAVMVVEDGRTVGVITEADIARTVS
- a CDS encoding DUF555 domain-containing protein, with product MNYLVAMEAAWLVRDVEDIDDAIGVAVSEAGKRLNEAEMDYVEVEVGATGCPACGEPFDSAFIAADTALVGLVLEMDVFNAESTEHAQRIAKSEIGGALRDVPLKVIEVFETQEDDEAEAEA
- the psmB gene encoding archaeal proteasome endopeptidase complex subunit beta — translated: MRETTPGPDFSRPPSADEFQSDPYAPEVGSLPDQSPRDTEKVNKTGTTTIGISTTDGVVIATDMRASLGGRFVSNKNVQKVEQIHPTGALTLVGSVGGAQSFIRTLRAEVDLYEARRGEDMSMQALSTLAGNFARGGPFFAINPILGGVDEDGHHVYSIDPAGGVMKDDYTVTGSGLTVAYGTLEDRYEDDMSNEEAREVAAASIKAAAERDTGSGNGIYLADVTSDGVDIQGYDFDDLL